The Knoellia sp. S7-12 region AGCCAGCCCGTGACCTCGCTCGGGATGGCGTTGACCCCACCGGGAGTGACGGCGACCTTGCCGACCGTGGCGACACAGCCATGGGTCTCGGCGGAGCGGCGGGCGGCGATGACGGCGGCGGCAAAGCCGAGCATCGCGTCCTCGCGGTCCTCGAGGCGGGTCGTGCCGGCGTGGTTGGCCTCGCCGAGCGTGCGGATGCGCCAGCGGCCGTGGGGCCAGATGTCACTGCCGACGGCAACCGGGGTGTCGACGTCGAGGTCGGAGAGGAGGCGGCCCTGCTCCACGTGGAGCTCGACGAAGGCACCCACCCGCCGGAGCGTCTCGGAGTCCGGCCCGAGGGATTCGGGGTCACGGCCGGCGGCACGCAGCGCCTCGGCCATCGACACACCCTCGCCGTCGGTGAGCGAGCGGGCCCGATCAGCTGTCATCGCCCCGGTGAGGACCCGCGAGCCCGCACACGCCACACCGAACCGAGCACCCTCCTCGTCCACGAAGTTCACGACTCCAATGGGTCGATCTGGCTCAAAACCATTGTCCCGCAGCGCATCCAGCGCGGCGAACGCCGACACGACACCCAGCGGACCGTCGAACGCGCCACCGTCAGGCACAGAGTCGAGGTGCGAGCCCGTGACGATGCCGGGACGACCGGCCGCCAGCGCCTCATCGGGGTCTCCCCACCACGCCCACTGGTTGCCGACCCGGTCCACGGTGACGTCGAGGCCCCGCGCCTGCGCCTGTCCGACGAACCACTCACGCAGCGTGTGGTCCTCGCGGGACCAGGCGAATCGGTGGTAGCCGTTGGTCCTGCCATCACGACCGAGCGGCGTCAGGTCGCGCCACATCGAGCCAAAGGTCCCCGTCTCGTTGCTCACCCCGCCATTCCACACCCCGGAGGGGGTTTCGCG contains the following coding sequences:
- a CDS encoding allantoate amidohydrolase, producing the protein MWRDLTPLGRDGRTNGYHRFAWSREDHTLREWFVGQAQARGLDVTVDRVGNQWAWWGDPDEALAAGRPGIVTGSHLDSVPDGGAFDGPLGVVSAFAALDALRDNGFEPDRPIGVVNFVDEEGARFGVACAGSRVLTGAMTADRARSLTDGEGVSMAEALRAAGRDPESLGPDSETLRRVGAFVELHVEQGRLLSDLDVDTPVAVGSDIWPHGRWRIRTLGEANHAGTTRLEDREDAMLGFAAAVIAARRSAETHGCVATVGKVAVTPGGVNAIPSEVTGWLDARGADEAAVRQVIDDVREVVTDFDGLLIEDSWTGPTPFDPALVRRLATRLGGIPVIGTGAGHDAGILANAGVPTAMLFVRNPTGISHSPEEFATSQDCLAGVEALATVLTDLAGVHA